The following coding sequences are from one Poecilia reticulata strain Guanapo linkage group LG18, Guppy_female_1.0+MT, whole genome shotgun sequence window:
- the vbp1 gene encoding prefoldin subunit 3 — MAATIDNSNAVQATKKKHLGIPEAVFVEDVDSFMKQPGNETADSALRRLDEQYQKYKYMELNLSQKKLRLKNQIPQITQTLEILRHMQKKKETTEPMETHFLLADNVYCKASVPPTDKVCLWLGANVMLEYDIDEAQALLEKNLSTASRNLETLEEDLDYLRDQGTTTEVNMARVYNWDVKRRSKENLLKSAAKS; from the exons ATGGCGGCGACCATAGACAACAGCAATGCCGTACAGGCGACAAAGAAAAAGCACCTTGGGATCCCCGAAGCGGTGTTTGTG GAGGACGTCGACTCGTTCATGAAGCAGCCCGGCAACGAGACGGCAGACTCGGCGCTCAGGAGGCTGGACGAACAGTAccagaaatataaatacatggAGCTCAACCTGTCTCAGAAGAAACTCCG GTTGAAAAACCAGATCCCACAGATCACCCAGACGCTAGAGATCCTCCGACacatgcagaagaagaag gaaaccacAGAACCCATGGAAACACATTTCCTGCTGGCCGACAACGTTTACTGCAAGGCCTCCGTGCCGCCCACTGACAAAGTTTGCCTATGGTTAGGG GCCAACGTCATGTTAGAATACGACATCGACGAAGCCCAGGCTCTCCTAGAGAAGAACTTGTCCACAGCGTCTCGCAACCTGGAGACGCTGGAGGAAGACCTGGACTACCTGAGAGACCAGGGGACCACCACCGAAGTCA ACATGGCGCGAGTCTACAACTGGGACGTAAAGAGGAGGAGCAAAGAAAACCTCCTGAAATCAGCAGCCAAGTCTTAA
- the rab39bb gene encoding RAB39B, member RAS oncogene family b — protein MEAIWLYQFRLIVIGDSTVGKSCLIRRFTEGRFAQVSDPTVGVDFFSRLVEIEPGKRIKLQIWDTAGQERFRSITRAYYRNSVGGLLLFDITNRRSFQNVHDWLEEARSHVQPHSIVFLLVGHKCDLEAQRQVTRQEAEKLAGAYGMRYIETSARDAINVEHAFTELTREIFALVRSGDITIQEGWEGVKSGFVPNVVHSSEEVTKSDRRCLC, from the exons ATGGAGGCCATATGGCTCTACCAGTTCCGCCTCATCGTCATCGGGGACTCCACGGTGGGCAAGTCGTGTCTGATCCGGCGGTTCACGGAGGGTCGCTTCGCCCAGGTGTCCGACCCCACCGTGGGCGTGGACTTCTTCTCCCGGCTGGTGGAGATCGAGCCCGGGAAGCGGATCAAGCTGCAGATCTGGGACACCGCGGGGCAGGAGCGCTTCAG GTCCATCACCAGAGCTTATTACCGTAACTCTGTGGGCGGGCTCCTCCTCTTCGACATCACCAACCGCCGCTCCTTCCAGAACGTCCACGACTGGCTGGAGGAGGCGCGCAGCCACGTCCAGCCGCACAGCATCGTCTTCCTGCTGGTGGGCCACAAGTGCGACCTCGAGGCGCAGCGCCAG GTGACCCGGCAAGAAGCGGAGAAGCTGGCCGGGGCGTACGGCATGCGCTACATCGAGACGTCGGCGCGCGACGCCATCAACGTGGAGCATGCCTTCACCGAGCTGACCAGGGAGATCTTCGCCTTGGTGCGGTCCGGCGACATCACCATCCAGGAGGGCTGGGAGGGCGTGAAGAGCGGCTTTGTACCCAACGTGGTTCACTCGTCAGAGGAGGTGACCAAGAGCGACCGCCGCTGCCTCTGTTGA